One part of the Ornithodoros turicata isolate Travis chromosome 2, ASM3712646v1, whole genome shotgun sequence genome encodes these proteins:
- the LOC135383659 gene encoding motile sperm domain-containing protein 2-like isoform X2 has protein sequence MYLQRSGDSMPVEDSFVKIEPEFELVFGENELEGGKRMKVVDITNTSSGHVTFKIKTNNIDGYKVKPFFGIIHAGNTVHVNVEQIYGTVLTPSDKLLVMTACIDAMDMSPKELVEHWKTVTKDNMKEHRLRLTNHTDSLSKHEVNEKEHINFRSVGSVLSKGKTAKDEAKVESSVSFAPIRQQLSISKSQLDEIEESLTEIHIRRAFY, from the exons ATGTACCTACAAAGAAGCGGAGACTCCATGCCCGTTGAGGATTCCTTTGTCAAGATTGA GCCCGAGTTTGAGCTGGTGTTTGGTGAAAATGAGCTCGAAGGCGGGAAGCGTATGAAAGTCGTTGACATAACCAACACGTCTTCTGGGCACGTTACGTTCAAG ATCAAGACGAATAACATCGACGGGTACAAGGTGAAACCGTTTTTCGGTATAATTCATGCTGGCAACACAGTGCACGTCAATGTGGAACAAATTTATG GGACAGTGCTGACTCCGTCGGACAAATTGCTCGTCATGACGGCATGTATAGACGCTATGGATATGAGCCCCAAGGAACTAGTCGAACACTGGAAGACAGTGACGAAAGACAACATGAAGGAACACAG GCTGCGACTTACGAACCATACCGACTCCTTATCTAAGCACGAGGTGAACGAAAAAGAGCACATCAACTTCCGCTCTGTGGGATCGGTGCTTTCCAAGGGAAAGACAGCAAAGGACGAAGCAAAAGTGGAATCGTCCGTGTCATTTGCACCAATTAGGCAACAGCTGTCCATAAGCAAGTCGCAGCTGGACGAGATCGAAGAATCCCTTACGGAAATTCACA